The Pseudomonas asiatica genome has a segment encoding these proteins:
- a CDS encoding serine hydrolase domain-containing protein, translating to MSKRSMHPSSANLTGIALVLAGALAPTLAVGAPTGQGVMQGFPPAPELRVTQANAFQPPYLRWSMRHAREVSPTRGIGRAATPLSLTEGRAVALDQLAFSAGDQPLTLAGYLEQTSTDGLIVLHQGKVVYERYLDGFQPRQPHIWASMTKSVTGLIAAQLIAEGALDPQRTLAHYVPELRGTPFGEATVQANLDMQVAVQYPAQMPPDLGLFAATGLIPRGEGMPGDIYSFLRQVQQAPNLGQAPFFYQNGSPEALAWALRRVTGLNWAQLVEQRLWSRFAEDDAYVQVDPLGTEMASGGISCNLRDTARFAELVRRELARDAKGDSFNQAVHSTFQPADPAVFAQGSLGPGRPGYSYRNYWYQKNDGDGSFEASGRFGQKIYINPRRELVIVKLSATADQARRATRADGEANAPARVVDSPATFNRMVDAVLAALPG from the coding sequence ATGTCCAAGCGCAGCATGCACCCTTCATCCGCCAACCTGACTGGTATCGCCCTGGTGCTGGCCGGTGCCTTGGCCCCAACCCTGGCGGTCGGTGCACCGACCGGGCAGGGTGTGATGCAGGGGTTCCCACCGGCGCCGGAGTTGCGGGTCACCCAGGCCAATGCCTTTCAGCCACCGTACTTGCGCTGGTCGATGCGCCACGCCCGTGAGGTGTCGCCCACCCGTGGTATCGGTCGGGCAGCCACACCGCTGAGCTTGACCGAAGGCCGCGCGGTGGCGCTAGACCAACTGGCCTTCAGCGCCGGTGACCAGCCTTTGACCTTGGCCGGCTACCTGGAGCAAACCAGCACTGACGGGCTGATCGTGCTGCACCAGGGCAAGGTGGTGTACGAGCGTTATCTGGACGGCTTCCAACCTCGCCAGCCCCATATCTGGGCGTCGATGACCAAGTCGGTCACCGGCCTGATCGCTGCCCAGCTGATTGCCGAAGGTGCGCTGGACCCGCAGCGTACGTTGGCGCATTACGTGCCGGAACTGCGCGGAACGCCGTTTGGCGAGGCGACGGTGCAGGCCAACCTGGACATGCAGGTGGCGGTGCAGTACCCCGCGCAGATGCCGCCGGACCTCGGCCTGTTTGCCGCTACTGGCCTGATACCTCGGGGCGAAGGAATGCCGGGGGACATCTACAGCTTCCTGCGGCAGGTGCAGCAGGCGCCGAACCTCGGCCAAGCACCATTCTTCTACCAGAACGGCTCGCCGGAAGCGCTGGCCTGGGCGTTGCGGCGTGTCACCGGGCTGAATTGGGCGCAGTTGGTCGAACAGCGGTTGTGGTCACGCTTCGCCGAGGACGATGCCTATGTGCAGGTCGACCCGCTCGGTACCGAAATGGCCAGTGGCGGCATCAGCTGTAATTTGCGCGACACCGCCCGCTTCGCCGAACTGGTGCGCCGCGAACTGGCCCGTGATGCCAAGGGCGACAGCTTCAACCAGGCTGTGCACAGCACGTTCCAGCCTGCGGACCCAGCAGTTTTCGCCCAGGGCAGCCTTGGCCCCGGCCGTCCTGGCTACAGCTACCGCAATTACTGGTACCAGAAAAACGACGGTGACGGTTCGTTCGAGGCCAGCGGGCGCTTCGGGCAGAAAATCTACATAAATCCCCGCCGCGAACTGGTCATCGTAAAGCTCTCAGCCACCGCCGACCAAGCCCGTCGCGCCACGCGTGCTGACGGCGAAGCAAACGCCCCCGCGCGCGTTGTGGACTCGCCGGCTACGTTCAATCGCATGGTGGATGCGGTGTTGGCGGCACTGCCGGGTTAA
- a CDS encoding acetyl-CoA C-acyltransferase — MQDAVIVSTARTPIAKAWRGAFNDLTTPSMSAIAIRAAVERAGVEPGEVEDLVLGTAMQSGTAAINPARLSALAAGLPQSVAGQTIDRQCASGLMAIAIGAQQIRGEGMHVVVGAGQEQISLVQQAHMQAANAAQDDTVRRLCEHAYMPMLHTAEHVAKRYGIARHAQDRYALLSQQRTAAAQEAGLFADEIVAVTAQRKVVDKATGVQSHERVHLSQDEGNRPHTRLADLEALQPVIEGGCVTAGNASQLSDGASACVLMSGARAARAGCQPLGLYRGMAVVGLAPEEMGIGPVLAIPRLLARHALRVEDIGLWEINEAFACQVLYCAEHLGIDPARLNVNGGAIAIGHPYGMSGARMVGHALLEGRRRKVRYVVVSMCVGGGMGAAGLFEVL; from the coding sequence ATGCAAGACGCAGTCATCGTATCCACCGCGCGCACGCCCATCGCCAAGGCTTGGCGCGGCGCGTTCAACGACCTCACCACCCCCAGCATGAGCGCTATTGCCATCCGCGCCGCCGTCGAGCGCGCCGGCGTGGAGCCGGGCGAAGTCGAGGACCTGGTGCTGGGCACCGCCATGCAAAGCGGGACCGCCGCCATCAACCCGGCGCGCTTGTCGGCCCTGGCGGCCGGCTTGCCGCAGTCGGTGGCCGGGCAGACCATCGACCGCCAATGCGCTTCAGGGCTGATGGCAATTGCCATCGGCGCTCAGCAGATCCGCGGCGAGGGCATGCACGTGGTGGTCGGAGCCGGGCAGGAGCAGATCAGCCTGGTGCAGCAGGCACACATGCAGGCCGCCAATGCTGCCCAGGACGACACGGTGCGGCGCCTGTGCGAGCACGCCTATATGCCAATGCTGCACACAGCCGAGCACGTCGCCAAACGCTATGGTATCGCCCGTCACGCCCAGGACCGTTACGCCTTGCTGTCGCAGCAGCGAACAGCGGCAGCGCAGGAGGCCGGGCTGTTCGCAGATGAAATCGTGGCAGTCACGGCGCAGCGCAAGGTCGTCGACAAGGCCACTGGCGTCCAGTCCCACGAGCGCGTGCACCTGAGCCAGGACGAAGGTAACCGCCCGCACACCCGACTGGCGGACCTCGAGGCACTGCAACCGGTGATCGAGGGCGGCTGCGTGACGGCTGGCAATGCCAGCCAGTTGTCCGATGGTGCCAGCGCCTGTGTGCTGATGAGCGGTGCCCGGGCGGCACGCGCAGGCTGCCAGCCGCTGGGACTGTACCGGGGCATGGCGGTGGTCGGCCTGGCGCCGGAAGAAATGGGCATTGGCCCGGTGCTGGCGATACCGCGCCTGTTGGCGCGCCACGCGTTGCGGGTCGAGGACATCGGCTTGTGGGAGATCAACGAGGCATTCGCCTGCCAGGTGCTCTACTGCGCAGAACACCTGGGCATCGACCCGGCTCGGCTCAACGTCAACGGTGGCGCCATCGCTATCGGCCACCCCTATGGCATGAGCGGTGCGCGCATGGTCGGGCATGCCTTGCTCGAAGGCCGCCGGCGCAAGGTTCGCTACGTGGTGGTGAGCATGTGCGTGGGCGGGGGCATGGGCGCGGCTGGCTTGTTCGAAGTGCTCTGA
- a CDS encoding acyl-CoA thioesterase, which yields MARERPLRGAYRHFQPITTRWHDNDLYGHVNNVVYYGFFDSAVNTWLIEQAGLDIHNDPVVAYVAGSACDYFAAVAFPQRIEVGIAVERLGNSSVHYALAVFVEGEPEACAAGRFTHVFVDRRNNRPASIPAQLRSAYESLLPV from the coding sequence ATGGCCAGGGAACGCCCGCTGCGCGGCGCCTACCGCCACTTTCAGCCGATCACCACGCGCTGGCATGACAACGACCTGTACGGGCATGTGAACAACGTCGTTTATTACGGGTTTTTCGACAGTGCCGTGAATACCTGGTTGATCGAGCAGGCCGGCCTCGATATTCACAACGACCCGGTGGTGGCCTACGTGGCCGGGTCTGCCTGCGACTATTTCGCCGCCGTCGCCTTCCCGCAACGCATCGAGGTGGGCATTGCCGTCGAACGTTTGGGCAACAGTTCGGTGCACTACGCCCTGGCCGTGTTCGTCGAGGGCGAACCCGAGGCCTGCGCCGCCGGCCGTTTCACCCATGTGTTCGTCGATCGCCGCAACAACCGCCCGGCCAGTATTCCCGCCCAATTGCGCAGTGCCTACGAAAGCCTGCTGCCGGTGTAA
- a CDS encoding iron-containing alcohol dehydrogenase, with protein sequence MQPFSFATTPHLLCEPGAAGRLAQLCQQRGVRRVLIVTDPGIVSLGMLDDLLPGFTQAHLSVAIFSEVSADPSHACVLSAAARARHIGAELIVGFGGGSSMDVAKLVALLAHPACDQTLEAVYGIDRAKGQRLPLIQVPTTAGTGSEVTPVAVITTGEAAKMAVISPLLLPDLALLDAERTLGLPPAITAATGIDAMVHAIEATTSQFKCNPLSSLLAREALALLAGNLDQAVHNGGNLMARQAMLLGACLAGQAFANAPVAAVHALAYPLGARYHVPHGLANALVLPHVMRFNRREAFADYAALAPALLGDRLVPGDPHELCNQFIDELEQLAPRCGLPSRLRDVGVPRHSLPLLAEDALQQQRLLVNNPRKVTLDDALALYQAAF encoded by the coding sequence ATGCAGCCTTTCAGTTTTGCCACCACCCCCCACCTGCTTTGCGAACCCGGCGCGGCCGGGCGCCTGGCGCAGCTGTGCCAGCAACGCGGCGTGCGCCGCGTGCTGATCGTGACCGACCCGGGTATCGTCAGTCTGGGTATGCTCGATGACTTGCTCCCAGGGTTCACCCAGGCCCACTTGAGCGTGGCGATCTTCAGCGAGGTCAGCGCCGACCCCAGCCATGCCTGCGTGCTGTCGGCCGCCGCTCGGGCGCGGCATATCGGCGCCGAGCTGATCGTCGGCTTCGGTGGCGGCAGCTCCATGGATGTCGCCAAGCTGGTGGCGCTGCTGGCGCACCCGGCCTGTGACCAGACCCTGGAGGCGGTGTACGGCATCGACCGGGCCAAAGGCCAGCGCCTGCCGTTGATCCAGGTGCCGACCACCGCTGGGACGGGGTCAGAGGTCACTCCCGTCGCCGTGATCACCACTGGCGAGGCGGCCAAGATGGCGGTGATTTCACCCCTGTTGCTGCCCGACCTGGCCTTGCTCGACGCAGAGCGCACTCTGGGCCTGCCCCCGGCGATCACCGCCGCCACGGGGATCGATGCCATGGTCCATGCCATTGAGGCCACCACCAGCCAGTTCAAGTGCAACCCGCTGTCCAGCCTGTTGGCCCGTGAGGCGCTGGCGCTGCTGGCCGGCAACCTCGACCAGGCGGTGCACAACGGTGGCAACCTGATGGCGCGCCAGGCCATGCTGCTGGGCGCCTGTCTGGCCGGGCAGGCGTTTGCCAATGCGCCGGTCGCGGCGGTGCATGCGCTGGCCTACCCATTGGGGGCGCGTTACCACGTGCCGCACGGGCTGGCCAATGCGCTGGTGCTGCCCCACGTGATGCGCTTCAACCGTCGCGAAGCGTTCGCCGACTATGCCGCGCTGGCCCCGGCCCTGCTGGGCGATCGGCTGGTGCCTGGCGACCCCCATGAGCTCTGTAACCAGTTCATCGATGAGCTGGAGCAGCTGGCGCCACGCTGCGGCCTGCCCAGCCGGCTGCGAGATGTCGGGGTACCGCGGCACAGCCTGCCATTGCTGGCCGAGGATGCCCTGCAACAGCAACGGTTGCTGGTCAACAACCCGCGCAAGGTCACCCTTGACGACGCATTGGCCCTCTATCAGGCGGCGTTTTGA
- a CDS encoding GFA family protein, producing the protein MRPALTTELWYLGSCLCSAVSFELVTAPKAVTHCHCSQCRKGHGAAFASYGSVPRSDLRVLRGADSIRTYASSPTVMREFCLACGSTLFWSRSQGEYAGWISIALGTLDTPFEPKQQRHVHVDSAAPWYTQASIRIQLG; encoded by the coding sequence ATGAGGCCTGCACTGACTACAGAGCTTTGGTACCTAGGTAGCTGCTTGTGCTCAGCAGTAAGTTTCGAACTAGTCACTGCGCCAAAGGCAGTTACTCACTGCCATTGCAGCCAGTGCCGCAAAGGTCACGGGGCTGCATTCGCATCCTACGGAAGCGTCCCGCGTAGCGACCTGCGAGTACTACGTGGCGCCGATAGCATCAGGACGTATGCGTCTTCACCGACAGTAATGCGCGAATTTTGTCTGGCGTGCGGTTCGACTTTATTCTGGTCACGTTCTCAAGGTGAATATGCCGGCTGGATATCCATAGCGCTAGGAACGCTTGATACCCCCTTCGAGCCGAAGCAGCAGAGACATGTGCACGTCGACTCCGCTGCGCCTTGGTACACACAGGCCAGCATTCGGATCCAGCTCGGTTGA
- a CDS encoding 3-hydroxyacyl-CoA dehydrogenase, translated as MPSHLESGASRVIISYNVQQAAVIGAGTMGRGIVISLARAGLAVLWLDNDSSATEAGLAMIAQTWAQQVAKGRIDQAEADTCLARVRQVTAYDDLAEADLVIEAVYENLALKQAIFRTLDSTLKADAILASNTSALDIDAIAAVTRRPEQVLGLHFFSPAHVMRLLEVVRGERTSPAVLEAAQALGQRMGKEVVVAGNCPGFIGNRMLASYVAEARKLLLEGATPRQVDETLQRFGMAMGPFRMYDVIGIDLEWRARQLAGKGMDAPLAQVDNSLCALGRFGQKAGQGYYRYAPGSRDAVHDPEVDALVLKVAHDLGVRRRQIDDEEIRERCLLALVNEGAKILEESVASCSADIDRVYLHGYGFPHEVGGPMRWADQQGLGLLLARLERLEGLFGEHWRQAGLLRSLVAEGKQLADVREGRA; from the coding sequence ATGCCTTCACACCTTGAATCAGGAGCGTCACGCGTGATTATTTCCTACAACGTTCAACAGGCGGCGGTGATCGGCGCCGGCACCATGGGCCGCGGCATCGTCATCAGCCTGGCCCGTGCGGGCCTTGCGGTGCTGTGGCTGGACAACGACTCCAGCGCTACCGAAGCCGGCCTGGCGATGATCGCGCAAACCTGGGCACAGCAGGTGGCCAAGGGCCGTATCGATCAGGCCGAGGCTGACACCTGCCTGGCGCGGGTGCGCCAGGTAACGGCTTATGATGACCTCGCCGAAGCCGACCTGGTGATCGAAGCGGTGTACGAGAACCTGGCGCTCAAGCAGGCCATCTTCCGTACCCTGGACAGCACGCTCAAGGCCGACGCCATCCTTGCCAGCAACACCTCGGCACTGGACATCGACGCCATCGCGGCAGTCACCCGCCGGCCCGAACAGGTGCTCGGGCTGCACTTCTTCAGCCCGGCCCATGTGATGAGGCTATTGGAAGTGGTGCGCGGGGAGCGCACTTCGCCTGCGGTGCTCGAGGCTGCCCAGGCCCTTGGGCAGCGCATGGGCAAGGAAGTGGTGGTGGCCGGCAACTGTCCAGGCTTCATCGGCAACCGCATGCTCGCCAGCTATGTGGCCGAGGCGCGCAAGCTGCTGCTCGAAGGCGCCACGCCGCGGCAGGTGGATGAGACGTTGCAAAGGTTCGGCATGGCCATGGGCCCGTTTCGCATGTACGACGTGATCGGCATCGACCTGGAGTGGCGGGCCCGTCAGCTGGCTGGGAAAGGCATGGATGCGCCGTTGGCCCAGGTCGACAATAGCCTGTGTGCGCTGGGGCGCTTCGGGCAGAAGGCGGGCCAGGGTTACTACCGTTATGCCCCTGGCAGCCGTGATGCGGTGCACGACCCCGAAGTCGATGCACTGGTGCTCAAGGTCGCCCATGACCTGGGCGTGCGTCGGCGCCAGATCGACGACGAGGAAATCCGTGAGCGCTGCCTGCTGGCGCTGGTCAACGAAGGGGCAAAGATACTTGAGGAATCGGTGGCCAGCTGCAGCGCTGACATCGACCGTGTCTACCTGCATGGCTACGGCTTCCCGCACGAGGTTGGCGGGCCGATGCGCTGGGCTGACCAGCAGGGGCTGGGCTTGCTGCTGGCACGCCTGGAACGCTTGGAGGGACTGTTCGGCGAGCACTGGCGCCAGGCCGGATTGCTGAGGAGCCTGGTGGCTGAGGGTAAACAGTTGGCCGACGTTCGCGAGGGCCGCGCATGA
- a CDS encoding DUF1302 domain-containing protein yields MSATLLSCRRQAPLAALCCLLATPVAGVQFDVGSLQGRFDSALSLSTAVSTANPDKQQLQAANGNDGRRNYRSGDIFSAIFKGTHDLELRGDNVGVFLRGTYWYDTAQRDHSQRAVDIDDRNRQVSAKTAGTELLDAFVYGLYDIGGEPGSLRVGKQVVNWGESLFIQGGLNVINPFSQAALRRPGSEVKDALAPVNLLYVTQNLNQALSFDALYQLDWEQTRLENCATFFSGNDFMPEGCQGLDVGGQMVTNPAVSSALAPFGVTLTEEGVRVPRGADQNARNGGQWGFSLHWYVEPLDTEFGLFAANYHSRSPYLGTVSSRYYANTGFARELCGNVGVAQANCGAFLTSSNGQTLAGALRMGTSQYRAQYPEDIRLYGLTFATTLRNGAAVQGELSYRPNMPVQLNGNDVLQSLLNAPGRSPLNADGLRPATDNTPFDGYRRKEVTQAQVSAVQAFNQVMGSNQLLLMGEVGATYVGGLEGRFGPRYGRSGAYGNGELADNSLCLAISKSPVDCNGEGFVTPFSWGYRLRATWSYPNLIQGLDIRPGLAWAHDVKGYSPADSSAFNEGSRSISLGVDVSLASQYWASLAYTDYLDGDYGTRGDRDYVAFSVGANF; encoded by the coding sequence GTGAGCGCAACCCTTCTATCCTGCCGGCGCCAGGCGCCGCTGGCGGCCCTGTGCTGCCTGCTCGCCACTCCGGTGGCGGGCGTTCAATTCGACGTTGGCTCGCTGCAAGGGCGTTTCGACTCGGCGCTGTCATTGAGTACCGCCGTCAGCACTGCCAACCCCGATAAACAGCAGTTGCAGGCTGCCAATGGCAATGACGGGCGGCGCAACTACCGGTCGGGCGACATATTTTCGGCGATCTTCAAAGGCACCCATGACCTGGAGCTGCGCGGCGATAACGTGGGTGTATTCCTGCGTGGCACCTACTGGTACGACACCGCGCAACGCGACCACAGCCAGCGGGCCGTCGACATCGACGATCGCAACCGCCAGGTGTCGGCGAAAACCGCGGGGACGGAGCTGCTCGATGCGTTCGTCTATGGCCTTTACGACATTGGCGGTGAGCCCGGTTCGCTGCGGGTGGGCAAACAGGTGGTCAACTGGGGGGAAAGCCTGTTCATCCAGGGCGGGCTGAACGTGATCAACCCCTTCAGCCAGGCTGCGCTGCGCCGGCCAGGGTCGGAAGTGAAAGACGCCCTGGCGCCGGTCAACCTGCTGTATGTCACGCAGAACCTCAACCAGGCGCTGTCTTTCGATGCCTTGTACCAGCTGGACTGGGAGCAAACTCGGCTGGAGAACTGCGCAACGTTCTTTTCCGGCAACGACTTCATGCCCGAAGGCTGCCAGGGACTGGATGTCGGCGGGCAGATGGTGACCAATCCAGCCGTGTCGTCGGCCCTGGCCCCGTTTGGTGTGACGCTGACGGAGGAGGGTGTGCGCGTGCCTCGGGGCGCCGACCAGAATGCACGCAACGGTGGCCAATGGGGTTTTTCGCTGCACTGGTACGTTGAGCCACTGGATACCGAGTTCGGCCTGTTCGCAGCCAATTACCACAGCCGTTCGCCTTACCTGGGCACGGTCAGCAGCCGCTATTACGCCAATACGGGCTTTGCCCGTGAACTGTGCGGCAATGTCGGTGTGGCGCAGGCCAATTGCGGGGCCTTTCTGACTTCCAGCAACGGGCAGACCCTGGCTGGCGCGCTACGTATGGGCACCTCGCAGTACCGGGCGCAATACCCCGAGGACATCCGCCTGTACGGCCTGACCTTCGCCACCACCTTGCGCAACGGTGCCGCCGTGCAGGGTGAACTGAGCTACCGGCCGAACATGCCGGTGCAGCTCAACGGCAACGATGTGCTGCAGTCATTGCTCAATGCCCCGGGCCGCAGCCCGCTCAACGCCGACGGCCTGCGCCCTGCGACAGACAACACCCCCTTCGACGGTTACCGGCGCAAGGAGGTGACCCAGGCCCAGGTGTCGGCCGTGCAGGCGTTCAACCAAGTCATGGGCAGCAACCAGCTACTGCTGATGGGCGAGGTGGGCGCCACCTATGTAGGCGGGCTGGAGGGGCGTTTCGGGCCGCGCTATGGCCGCTCTGGTGCCTATGGCAACGGCGAGCTGGCCGACAACAGCCTGTGCCTGGCGATCTCGAAAAGCCCGGTCGACTGCAACGGCGAGGGCTTTGTCACACCCTTTTCCTGGGGCTACCGCCTGCGCGCGACCTGGAGCTACCCCAACCTGATCCAAGGCCTGGACATTCGCCCAGGCCTGGCCTGGGCCCATGACGTCAAGGGTTACTCGCCAGCGGACAGCTCGGCCTTCAACGAAGGCTCTCGCTCGATCAGCCTGGGCGTGGACGTCAGCCTGGCCAGCCAATACTGGGCCAGCCTGGCCTATACCGATTACCTCGACGGCGATTATGGCACCCGTGGCGACCGCGATTATGTGGCGTTCAGCGTGGGCGCCAACTTCTAA
- a CDS encoding acyl-CoA dehydrogenase C-terminal domain-containing protein, whose product MNYRAPQRDMHFVLHELFDVTAHCARLGNELDRETIDGILEQGARFASEVVAPLNRQGDEQGCRLEQGNVRTPDGFRQAYRQYVEQGWGGMTGPLEHDGQGLPQMVSACFHEMLMGASLSFRIYSGLTEGAVLALHRHGSAAIKRDYLGKLVSGEWAGTMCLTEPQAGTDLALLRTRAEPQGDGSYRISGSKIFISGGDQDLTDNIVHLVLARLPDAPVGVRGISLFLVPKFECTENGGLGPRNAVECGALEHKMGIKGAATCVMNFDGARGWLVGEANQGLACMFTMMNDARFQVGLQGLGIAEAAFQGGLGYARERLQSRSLAGPVAPERSADPIICHPDVRRMLLTQKTLSEGCRMLAAFAAQALDLEHGALQPEVQAAAGRRAALLIPIVKAFLTDVGQETASLGVQLYGGHGYIREWGMEQLMRDSRITQLYEGTNGIQALDLIRRKLLGDGGEQLRLLIDELLEGARNCRADALAGMAQAVAQRLQEWRNLSAEVLDACRCDPQEIGAVSVDFLAYSGYVLLAALWLRAAETASAALTAGSQDSAFYQAKLQAAAFYWRRVLPRASAHCEALRGGAQCLMSLDDSHFAF is encoded by the coding sequence ATGAACTACCGAGCCCCCCAGCGTGACATGCACTTCGTGCTGCATGAACTGTTCGATGTGACGGCGCACTGTGCCCGCCTGGGCAATGAGCTGGACCGCGAAACCATCGATGGCATTCTTGAGCAGGGTGCACGCTTTGCCAGCGAAGTGGTTGCGCCGCTCAACCGCCAGGGCGATGAGCAGGGCTGCCGCCTGGAGCAAGGCAACGTGCGCACTCCGGATGGCTTTCGCCAGGCTTACCGGCAGTATGTGGAGCAGGGCTGGGGTGGCATGACCGGCCCGCTGGAACATGACGGCCAGGGCCTGCCGCAAATGGTTTCGGCCTGCTTTCACGAAATGCTGATGGGCGCGTCGCTGTCGTTCCGGATCTATTCCGGGCTGACCGAGGGCGCCGTGCTGGCCTTGCACCGGCATGGCAGCGCAGCGATCAAGCGCGATTACCTGGGCAAGCTGGTCAGCGGCGAATGGGCCGGCACCATGTGCCTGACCGAGCCGCAGGCCGGCACCGACCTGGCGCTGCTGCGTACCCGTGCCGAGCCGCAGGGCGATGGCAGCTACCGCATCAGCGGTAGCAAGATCTTCATCAGCGGCGGCGATCAGGATCTCACCGACAACATCGTCCACCTGGTGCTGGCGCGGCTGCCGGATGCGCCGGTCGGTGTGCGTGGCATCAGCCTGTTCCTGGTGCCCAAGTTCGAATGCACAGAAAACGGAGGGCTGGGCCCGCGCAATGCGGTCGAATGCGGCGCGCTTGAGCACAAGATGGGCATCAAGGGCGCGGCGACCTGCGTGATGAATTTCGATGGCGCCCGTGGCTGGCTGGTGGGAGAGGCCAACCAGGGCCTGGCGTGCATGTTCACCATGATGAACGATGCGCGCTTCCAGGTCGGCCTGCAGGGGCTGGGCATCGCCGAGGCGGCCTTCCAGGGTGGCCTGGGCTATGCCCGCGAACGCTTGCAGTCGCGCAGTCTGGCAGGGCCGGTGGCGCCCGAGCGCAGTGCCGACCCGATCATCTGCCACCCTGACGTGCGGCGCATGCTGCTGACTCAGAAAACCCTCAGCGAAGGTTGCCGCATGCTGGCGGCCTTTGCCGCCCAAGCGCTGGACCTTGAGCACGGTGCTTTGCAGCCTGAAGTGCAGGCGGCCGCAGGGCGCCGGGCGGCGTTGCTGATCCCCATCGTCAAGGCCTTCCTCACCGATGTCGGCCAGGAGACTGCCAGCCTGGGCGTGCAGCTGTACGGCGGGCATGGCTACATCCGCGAATGGGGCATGGAGCAACTGATGCGCGACAGCCGCATCACCCAGCTGTACGAGGGCACCAACGGCATTCAGGCGTTGGACCTGATTCGCCGCAAGCTGCTTGGCGATGGTGGCGAGCAGTTGCGCCTGCTGATCGATGAGTTGCTTGAAGGGGCACGCAACTGCCGCGCAGACGCGCTGGCCGGGATGGCCCAGGCGGTTGCCCAGCGCCTGCAGGAATGGCGCAACCTGAGCGCCGAGGTGCTCGACGCCTGCCGCTGCGACCCGCAGGAAATCGGCGCGGTGTCGGTGGATTTTCTCGCCTATTCGGGCTACGTGCTGCTGGCCGCACTGTGGCTTCGGGCGGCCGAAACCGCCAGCGCGGCATTGACCGCCGGCAGCCAGGACAGCGCCTTCTACCAGGCCAAGTTGCAGGCTGCAGCCTTTTACTGGCGGCGGGTGTTGCCGCGCGCGAGTGCCCACTGCGAGGCCTTGCGCGGCGGCGCACAGTGCCTGATGAGCCTGGATGATTCGCACTTCGCCTTTTGA